Part of the Thermodesulfobacteriota bacterium genome is shown below.
ACTCTATTACGCGGATCGGCCCCCTGAAGGGGTGACCTTGCGGGATACCTTTGACGCCCGGAGGAGGAATCGGGAACGGTGCCATTACCTGCTGGTCCCCACGAACGACACCCGGCAGGGCTTGCAGTCCGTCCTCGATCAGCTCCAGGCCAGCATCCCTGAGCTCCGGCAGATCATGCTTTGTTGCCAGGGCCAGCAGGCGCCCCTGAGCATCCCCGAGCAGCAGATCAATGCCCAACTGGTCGAGTATTTCCGCCTCACGATCGAACAACGAGGTGCCCCTCATGCTTGAGATCAAGCCCGGACACACCACCACCCTGCCGCGGGTCGGCACCTGGCCGGAAACGCGCCATGTCTTTGACGAGGCCAGCATCTGGGCGGTGAACGCCGCGCTGGCGGCGCAGCGGCCGCTCCTGGTACGGGGCGAGCCGGGATCCGGCAAGAGCCAGCTGGCCCGGGCCGCGGCCAAGGAGCTGGGGCGGGCCTTTGTGCCGGCGGTGGTGCACAGCCGCAGCGAAAGCCAGGATCTGCTCTTCTGCTACGATGCGGTCTGCCGTCTCGGCGAGGCCCAGGCCCTGGCAGCCAGCCGTGGCCAGGTCGATGTCCGGGCCGCCCTGGCACCGGTCCGTTTCGTGAGCCCCGGCCCTTTGTGGTGGACCTTCGACTGGCCGTCGGCAGCCGCGCAGGCCAAGCAGTGCCTGTCGGCAGCGCGGCCACCGGAAAGACCGAAGGGCTGGCAGCCCAAGACCGGTGGCGCCGTGCTGCTCATCGACGAGATCGACAAGGCCGAGGCCGATCTGCCCAACGGCCTCCTGGAGACCTTGGGCAACGGCGCCTTCACGGTGCCGCTCCTGGGCCGGTCCGTCGGTATGCGGCCGAAGGCGCCGACGTGAGATCGCGCGCTTTGTGCTCAGGAAGCATCCCCCGTCTGATCTGCAGCCATGACCGGCCGGATCGCGCCTGGGACAAAGGCCGGGGTGGGCCGGGCGGATCTTCTCGCCTGCCTGGGCCGGCTGGGGGAAGACGGCCTGGACCGGGCGGCTGGTCTGTTCGGGTTTGCGCCTGCCCCGCCGTTGCAGCCGACGATCCCTGTCCCCCCTGCCCCGGACACCCCGGCCGGGGAAGAGGCCAGACCGCCGGCCTCCGGTCCGGTGGAGCACCGTTTCGACAACACCCCCCGGCCGGCCCGTTTCTGGCACGTGGTCGCCTGCCGGCAGCTGTCCGAGGCCGAGGTGGCGCTGGAGGAGCCGGAGTGGCTTCGAGGGCAGAGGCCCCTCACCCCGGAAGAGATCAAACCGGATCCAACGGCCCGGGCGCTGCCCAGCCGGCCGCTTCTCCTGTGGTCCCGGCTCTGGCCCTTTCTCAAGGCGGCCCTGGGCGCGCACCAGACCGGCGGGGCGGTCGATCTGGAGCGGGCGGTGGCCATGCTGGCCACGGGTGGCCGGCCCCTGACCCGACTGCCCCGTCTTCCCCGCCTGCGCTTCGCGCCCACCAGTCAGCTCCTCCTGGACTTCGACCACCGGAGCGCCATGTTCTGGTCCGACTTCCGGGGTCTGGCCACGAGACTGGCCCGGCTGCGGGGCGGCGCCGGACTGGCGGTCCTGGCCCTCGACGCTGGACCGGGCGGGCGCATGCAGCGGTGGCAGCCCAGGAGCGGCGGCCGGCGCAGGGGCTGGCAGCCGGCCGGTCCGCCCCGGCCGTACCGGTTGCCGGAGCCCGGCTCGCCGGTGCTGGTGCTGAGCGACCTGGGCTACTACGACGCCAGCGGCCGGGCCCGTGAGGCCTGGCTGCGCTTCGGCCGCCGGCTGCGGCAGGCCGGTTTGGTCCCCACCGCCCTCAGCCCGACGCCACCCCGGCGCTGGGACCCGGAGCTGGCGGCGGTCTGGCGGCTGGCCTCCTGGGATCGGGGCGTCCGGCTGCCGCGGCTGGACCGGCCCGGTTGTCGCGGCCAGTCGCCCCGGGCCAATCCCCGGGCCGGGGAGGGGTGGGAGCAGCTGCTGGCGCTCCTGTCGCCGGCGGTCTCCGTGGAGCCGCCTCTCCTGCGGGCCATGCGCCTTCTCCTTCCCCAAGGCCAGGCCGATGTGGGCAGCGAGGCCGAGGCCTGGCTGCACCCGCACGTGCTTTCCTGCCTTCTGGGCTTCTTCTTTGCCGATGGCACCCAGAAGCGCTGGCGTGAGGATTTTCGCAAGCAGCCGGCCAGGTTGCGGCAGGCGGCCGGCCAGCTCATCCGGGCTCACCACGCCCACCTGCCGCCGGTGGTCCGCCACGAGGAGGAGCTTCTCCTGGGCAACCTGGCGGGCGAGAACGCCCCGGGCGAGGCGGCGCAGGCCTTTGTGGCCCGTACTGTCAAGACTCTTGAAGCCGAGCCGCGGCCGGAGATCAAGGATTTTGTCCGGCGGCAGGCTGGCCGCCAGCATGCCTCCATGTGGCGGTTCTGCGAGCCCCTGGCCGCGTTGTGGATCTTGGCCAACAAGGAGGAGCTGCAGGCCAGCCGGGTGGAGCTGCCGCCCGGGCTGGATCTGGCCCGAGTGGCCTGGGTGTTGGACCAGCCGGCGCCGCCCCGGGACTGTCGCCTCTGGCAGCAGGGGCCGGCCCTGGTGCTGACCGTCGATCCCGAGCTGCCGGCCTTCGGTCCGTCCGGGGCAGTGGCCACCGGCAGCCTGGTGGGGAGTCTGACAGCCCGGCGGCTGTTGCAGGCAGCCGGCGGAGCCGAGAAGGGGCCACACGGCGCGGTGGTGGGGGAGAAGGCCGCGGTGGTGGTGGAGCCGCTGCCGTCTGCCGGTCCCATCGTCCTCCGGAGCGAGGTGGAGGAGATGGCCATCGACACCGTGGCCAGGCCGGCCTGGGCGGCCGCCATGGGCCGGGACCGGCAGGGTCTTTTCGTGGAAATCGGGGAAGGGGAGGCCAGTCGCCGCGCCTACTGGCTCAACCCGGGCCGCTACCCGGTCGAGCAGCGTGCCGGCCAGGCCTTCCTGGCGATGGAGGAGGGGGCGTGGCTGGATGAGGCCGGGTTTCGGCCTCTGGTGCGCTCTGGTTTCCGGCAGCCGCCTTGGGCCGAGCGCTTTGGTGTTGATCCGTACGGCGTCTGGGCGGAGTTCCAGGTGAAAGGGGTCTGGCAGCGCATGCGCTGGATCCGGCCCGGCCGCTTCCTCATGGGCTCGCCGGAGGACGAGCCGGAGCGTGACGGGGATGAGCAGCAGCACGAGGTGATCCTGACCCGGGCCTTCTGGTTGGCGGATACTGCTTGCACCCAGGCGTTGTGGAAGGCGGTGATGGGGCGGAAGCAGCTCAGCCAGTTCAGGGGTGATTTAAGGCCGATGGAGAGTGTGAGCTGGGATCAATGCATGGACTTTGTGCGCAGGATCAACAAGCAGCTCCCAGGTCTTGGACTGCGGCTGCCCTTCGAGGCGGAGTGGGAATACGCCTGCCGGGCGGGCACCACGACGCCTTTTTCCTTCGGCGCAACGATTACCCCGGAGCAAGTCAACTACGATGGCAACTATCCGTATGCCGGCGGACGGAAGGGGTTGTACCGAAACGAGACGGTGGAGGTCGGGTCGCTGCCTGCCAACCCCTGGGGCCTCTTCGAGATGCACGGCAATGTCTGGGAGTGGTGCAGCGACTGGTATGGCGACTACCCGACCGGAAGCGTGGTCGATCCTGAAGGTTCGTCCACGCGCTCCGGGCGGGTGCTCCGTGGCGGCAGCTGGGTCATCGACGCCTGGAGGTGCCGTTCGGCCTACCGGTACAGGATCGACCCCGCCAACCGCTACGTCTTCATCGGCTTCCGCCTTGCCCGAGGTCAGTAGCCGAGCCAGCAAACAGGACAGGGAGGAGGCAGGGCCGGACAGATGCGGCGGAGCCGCGGCGGTCAGGCCCGGCCGGCGGCCGGAGGGAGGCATGCAATGAAGTACAGGTTTTTCGCCGTTCCAGCTTTGGATCCCGAAGTGGCTGCCAGCGAGTTGAACGGGTTTCTGGGCTCGGTGCGGGTCGCCAACCTCGAAAAGAACCTCATTGCCGACGGCCAGCGCAGCTTCTGGGCGGTCTGTGTTGCGTACTGGGAGGGCGGCGCACCGGCGGCCGGCCGCGGTGCCAGGATCGACTACCGGGAGGTGTTCGACGAGAAGGATTTTGCCCTGTTCGCCAGGCTGCGGGAGGCTATTCTGGACGAGACGGCCCCTGCTGGCCGCTTCCGGCAGTTCGTAATCGCGGATCCCAAGACGCGGATCATCCATGCGGCCTGCTTCCAGGACCGGGTGCTCCACCATGCCTTGATGCATCTGGCCGGTCCGGTTCTGGAACGGACCATGGTGCCGACCACCTACGCCTGCCGGCCAGGCAAGGGGCCGTTGGCCGGCGTGCACCGGGTGCAGCGGAACGTGCGCCGTTTTCCCTGGCTGGTCAAGATCGACATCGCAAAGTACTTTGCCTCGGTGGATCACAAGATTCTGTTGGACCTTCTGGACCGCCGGTTCAAGGGCCGGCAGGGGCTGGCGCTCATGGCCCGCATCCTGGGATCCTACGAAACGGACCCGGGGAAGGGACTGCCCATCGGTTCCCTCACCTCGCAGCATTTTGCCAACTTCTACCTGGACGGTCTGGACCGTTTTCTTCTGGAGGACCTGGGAGTGGCCGGTCACGTTCGGTACATGGATGACGTCATCTGGTGGTGCGCCAGCCGGGGCGAGGCCAAGGCATCCCTGCAAGAGGCGACGGAGTGGCTCGTCGCCAAGCGGCGGCTGGCCTTGCACCGAAACAGCCAGGTGAATCGGTCCGCGGCGGGTGTCACCTTCTGCGGTTTCCGGGTCAAGCCGGGTGCCCTGCTCCTGAGCCGTCGCCGCCGCCGGCGGTACAGCGAGCAGCGGACCAGCCTGGAGCAGGCCTTCGTCCATGGTCGGATCGGTGCCCTGGAGCTGCAGGCCCGTTTCGCCTCCGTTTTGGCCATCACCGCCCATGGTGATAGCCTCTCCTGGCGCCGGCAGGAGCTCCGGCGCCGTCCCTGTCCCATCGAGGGTTGATGATGGCTCCGGAAAGGGTGGTGGTCGCAACGCACCGAGCGGGTGCTCCGTGGCGGCAGCTGGATCAACAACGCCAGGAGGTGCCGTTCGGCCAACCGGAACAGGAACGAGCCCGGCAACCGCAACGACAATACCGGCTTCCGCCTTGCCCGAGCTCACCGGGTCCCCACGGCAGACAGGGCCCTCTGACCAGACCGCCATCCTGCCCGGCCGTGTTGTCCGGCGGCCGGCGAAAAGCCAACGGACCCCGGCATGCTGGTAGGGCGAGCGGATGCAGCCCGAAGGCTTGCCGGGTGTCCGCCTCCGAATCCTCGGCCGTCCTTCACGGGGCGGGGAGAACCAGTCGCTCGTGAGCGCCAAGCCTGACGACACCGGGGCACAGATCCGCCTGCATTCCACCCTTCCCGACAGCTTCCCCGCCCCCTGGGCCAGCGACTGGGGCGAGGACCGGTACGGGCGGCTGTGGATGGCCTTCACCTTTCAGGGTGTGCGCCAAGTCCTGCGCTGGATCCGGCCCGGCAGCTTCCAGATGGGCTCGCCGCCCAACGAGCCGGAGCGTTTCAAGAATGAAGAGCAGCACGAGGTGATCCTGACCCGAGGCTTCTGGCTGGCGGACACCGCCTGCAGCCAAAGGCTGTGGCAGGCGGTGATGGGCGAGAACCCCAGCCGGTTCAAGGGCGAGGCCAGGCCGGTGGAGCGGGTCGGTTGGGAGGACTGCCAGGCCTTCCTGGCCCGCATCAACGAGCAGGTCCCTGGCCTCGAGCTGCGGCTGCCCTCCGAGGCGGAATGGGAGTATGCCTGCCGGGCCGGCACCACGACGCCCTTTTCCTTTGGCACCACCATCACCCCTGACCAGGTCAACTACGATGGCAACCACCCGTATGCGGGCGACCGGAAGGGGTTGTATCGACAAGAGACGGTGGACGTCAAGTCGCTGCCCGCCAACCCCTGGGGTCTCTATGAGATGCACGGCAATGTCTGGGAATGGTGTGCGGACTGGTATGGGGAGTATTCGGCCGCAACCGTGGTCGACCCTGTGGGTCCATTTACAGGCACCGGGCGGGTGCTCCGTGGCGGCAGTTGGTCGACCGCGCCAGGGGGTGCCGTTCCGCCTACCGGCACAGGCTCGCCCCCGCCGACCGCCACGGCGACCGCGGCTTCCGCCTTGCCCGAGGTCAATGACAGGCCGGGCAGGCAGGGAGGCAGGTGGCGGCCGGGCCGGACAGACGCGGCGGAGCCGCGGCGGTCAGGACCTGCCGCCGCCGGCGCCGCCAGCCGGCTGCAGCCAAGGCCGGGAGCCCGGCCAGCGGCTCGACAGCGGCCGGGCCTTTTGCTACCTTGTGACCACAGGATGGAGCGCCCATCCACTTTCCTTTCAGGGCTTCATCATGCCAGCTCCCGATGACTACGATACCCCGTGGAAGGAGGTCCTGACCCGGTACTTCCCGGAGCTCATGGCCTTCTTTTTTCCGGAAGCCCATGCCAGTATCGACTGGTCCCGGGGATATGATTTTCTGGACAAGGAGCTCCGGCAGGTGACCCGGGATGCCAAGCTGGGCACGCGGCCGGCGGACAAGCTGGCCAGGGTCTGGCGCCACGGTGACGATGAAGAGGTCTGGGTACTGGTTCATCCCGAGATCCAGGGCCAGTCGCAGGCGGCCTTTGCCAAGCGGATGTATGTCTACAACTACCGGATCTTCGATCGATTCGACCGGATGGTGATGAGCTGCGCGATCCTGACCGATGATCGACCCGACTGGCGGCCAGATCGGTTCGGCTATCGGCTGCTGGGGTGCGAGGTGGGCTTCCGTTTTCCGGTGGCCAAGGTGCTCGACTATGCGGACCGCTGGCCGATGCTGGAGGCGGAGACCAACCCCTTTGCCACGGTGGTGATGGCCCACCTGAAGGCCCGGGAGACGAAGCGCTCGGCCTCCGAGCGGGCGCACTGGAAGATTGACCTGGTACGGCGACTCTACCGCAAGGGCTATGAGCGGCAGCAGGTGATCGATCTCTTCCGGTTCATCGACTGGCTCCTGGCCCTGCCTGAGGAGCTGGAGGAGGGCTTCTTGCGGCAGGTGGCCGCTATCGAGGAGGAAACGGCAATGCCCTACGTGACAAGTGTGGAACGGATCGGCATCAGGAAGGGGCTGGCTCAAGGCCTGGAGCAGGGCCTCGAAAAGGGACTCGAACAGGGCCTTCGCCAGGGTTTCGCGCAGGGCCGCGAGCAGGGTGTGGAACTGGGCCGCCGGGAGGCGTTGCGGGCGGTGGCTGTCAACCTGATGGATCTGCTCGATGACGAGGCCATCGCCCAGCGCACCGGGCTGCCCCTGGAGGAGGTCCGGCAGCTGCGAGCCGGCGTCCCGCGGCCCCCCGCGAGGTCTGGCTCGTAGCCCAGCAGGCGGCCGCCAGGAGGAGCGCCGCTTCTCGCCGGCTTCGCCGGGCGCCTCATAAGAAACAACGGCCACCAGAGCCGACTTCCGGCGTGGTACCCATTCGGGTGCGCCCCCCGCATGGCAACTCTTTCCGCCCCCGCCGCCCTGCGCCGGAGGGCGCCTTCGCGCACGGCCCCGCCTCAGGCCACGGCCGCCTGCACCGCCGCCACCCCCATCCGCTCCACGAAGCGGGCGGTTCTTTCCTTCTTCTTGCCCTCACCGCGGTAGTACTCCAGGACCCGTCGCACCTTGGCCACCACCTCGTCGTCTGACAGGCCCTCGGCCAGGACATCGGCGATCCGTGGCCGGCCGCCGCTGTTGCCGCCGAAGGTGAGGGTCCAGCCGGCCTTCTTGCCGATCACCCCCACATCCCGCAGATAGCTCTCGCCGCAGCACATGGAGCAGCCGGACACCCCCATCTTGAGCTTGGCGGGCAGCGCCATATCCATGAAGATCTGCTCCAGGGCCAGGCCCAGGGACAGGGAATCCCGCAGCCCCAGGGAGCAGACCGTGTTTCCCGGGCAGGCCTGCACGTAGTGGAGACAGAGCTCCAGGGCCCGGCCGGCGTCCATGGCCAGATCCTGCCAGATGCCGGGCAGGTCCTCTTTCCTGATGCCCACCAGGGCCAGCCGTTGGCCGGAGGTGATCTTGACAATGGGGATCTGGTACCGGCGGGCCACGGCACTGAGCCGCTCCAGCACCTCAGCCGACACGATCCCGGCCGGGGTCCGGGGCACGATGGCGTAGGTGGTCTTGTCCCGCTGCAGGATTGCTCCGTGGGGCTGCTCGCTCATGAAAAAGCCTCCTTGTGGGGATGATGATCCGGACGGCCTGGGGGCCTGGCGCGGCCCGGTTCCTTGACTTTCCCTTGGGGCATGGAAGAGACTTGACCGTACCAAGGGAGCCGCCAGATGTCGACCCGGGATTGCGGGGACACCAGCGGATCGGGGGGCTCCCGGGCCGGAGGAGCGCCCATGCACCGATACCGACGGTTGGCCGCCCTGCTGCTCCTGGTGGGCCTGTGGCCGGCCGCGCTCCAGGCAGCGGACGTCGACTTCGCCGCCGCCCGCCAGGCGATGGTGGCCGAGCAGCTGCGGCAGCGGGGCATCCGCGCCGAAGCCGTCCTGGCGGCCATGGCCGCGGTGGAGCGCCATCTCTTCGTGCCGGAGCGGTTCCGGGACCAGGCGTATGAAGATGGGCCGCTGCCCATCGGCTTCGGCCAGACCATCTCCCAGCCGTACATCGTTGCCGCCATGACCGAGGCGGTGAAGCCGGCCCCAGGCCAGCGGGTCCTGGAGATCGGCACCGGCTCCGGCTACCAGGCCGCGGTGCTGGCCCGGATCGTGGGCGAGGTGGCCACGATCGAGATCGTGCCTGAGCTGGCCCGCTCTGCCGAAGGGCGGCTGGCCGCCCTGGGCTTCAGCAATGTGGCGGTCCGGCAGGCGGACGGCTACCACGGCTGGCCGGAGAAGGCGCCCTTCGACGCCATCGTGGTCACTGCCGCCGCGGCATTCATCCCACCCCCCTTGATCGACCAGCTCAAGGACGGCGGCCGCATGGTGATCCCGGTGGGCTCGCCCTTCATGGTCCAGACGCTCATGCTGGTGGAAAAGAAGGGTGGTGAGGTCAGGACCACCGCCCTTATGCCGGTCCGCTTTGTGCCTTTCCGGAGAGGGCCGTGAGGCCGGCGGCCCATCCGCCGGCCGCTCTTTGTCTGGCCATCGGCCTCCTGTCCTGCGGTCTCATCGCCTGCCAGCTGGCCTTGATGCAGCTCCTGGCCCTGGTGCAGTGGCACCATTTCGCCTACCTCATCATCGCCGTGGCCCTCCTGGGCTTTGGCGCCGCCGGCACCCTCCTGGCCCTGCTTGCCCCGGCGCGGCGGCAGCGGCTCCCGGAGCTGATGCCAACGCTCCTGTTGGCCACCGCCGCCGCCATGGCGTTGCTCGTGCCGGCGAGTCATCTGGTCCTCGGCCGCTTCGACGCCTACGAGATCCTGGTCGACCCCGGTCAGATCCTCCTTTTGGGCGCCTTGCAGCTCCTCTTCTTCGTGCCCTTTTTCCTGGGCGCTTTGCCCATCGGCATCGCCTTTGCCAGCCACACCCAGGGGATCGGCACCCTCTACCTGGCCAACCTTCTGGGCTCCGGTCTGGGAGGGCCGGCCGCCATCCTGGCCCTGGGTCTGGTGGCGCCCCAGAGGCTGCCGGTGCTCCTGGCGGTTTTGCCCCTGGCCGGTGGCCTCTGCCTTGGCGGCTGGCCGCCTTCCCGCCGGAGGCTGGCCGCAGCGCTCCTGGCAATGGTGCTCCTGGCGGTGGCCTGGACCGGCCCGTGGACGCCGCGGCTTTCCGCCTACAAGGATCTGAGCCATGCCCGGCAGCTGCCCGAGGCCGTGGTCCGGGCCCGGCAGCCGAGCCCGCAAGGCCTGGTGGAGCGGCTGGCGGCGCCGGCGCTGCGCCATGCGCCGGGTCTCAGTCTCCACTATCGAGGCGAGGTGGCGGCCCGGGATGGCATCTTCGTGAACGGCGACTGGTGGGGTGCGGTGCCCCCGTGGCCGCCGGAGGCGAGCGGCCCGCTTCTGGACCAGACCCCGGCGGTGCTGCCTTACCGCCTGGCCCCGCGGCCGCAGGTGCTGGTGCTCCATGCCGGCAGCGGCGAGGCGGTGGGCCAGGCCCTCGTCCATGGCGGCCGGGTGATCGCCGTGGAGCCGCATCGGACCGCGGTGGCCGTCGCCCGCTCGAGCGCCAGCCCGTATGACGATCCCGGGGTGGCCCTGCACGTCATCGAGCCCCGCACCTTCCTGGCCCGGGACCAGGGCCGCTACGACCTCATCACCCTGCCGGCCGTGGGCGGCTTCGGCTCCTCGGGGCTTCTCGCCCTGCAGGAGCAGTATCTGCTCACCAGGGAAGGCTTCGACGCCCTGTGGGCGCATCTGACCCCTGGCGGGGTCCTGCAGGTCACCGCCTGGCTGGACTTCCCGGCCCGGGCGTCCCTGCGGCTGGCCGCCACCGTGGCCGAGCTTCTGGAGCGCCAGGGGGTGGGGGATCCCCGGTCGCATCTGGCGGTGGTGCGCTCCTGGGCCAGCATCACCTTTCTGGTCGCCAGGAGCCCCTTGCCCGGCGAGGAGGTGGGTCGCCTGGGCGAGGCCTGCCAGGCCCTGGGTTTTGACCTCTTCCTGGCCCCGGGGCGCGCTCCCGAGGCGGGGAGCCGCTTCCACCAGCTGGAGAACGAACAGTTTCTCAAGGATCTCCGGGACCTGCTCGGTCCCGACCGGGAGCGGGTCCTGGCCGACTACCCTTTCGACATCCGGCCGGCCCGGGATGACCGCCCCTTCTTCTTCCAGCTCCTGTCCTGGCAAAGCCTGCCGCTTCTGGCCAGGCTCTTCGGCGAGCGGGCCCTGCCGCTGGTGGAGATGGGCTATGCCGTGGTCCTGGTCACCGTGGTCCAGCTGGCAGTGGCTGCGGCCATCCTGGTGCTCCTGCCCCTGGCCCGCCGGCGTGGCGCCGGCAGCCTGCGCCTCTGGACGCTCCGCCATTTCGGCGGCATCGGCGTGGCCTACATGTTCGTGGAGATCGCCCTCATCCATGAGCTGGTGCTCGCCTTTGGCCAGGCCATGGAGGCGGCGGCCGCTGCCATCGGCATTCTCCTCGTCGCCTCGGGGAGCGGCAGCTTCGTCTCGGACCGCCTGGCCGCCAGCCGGCGGGCGGCCGGCCGAGCCGCGGCGGCGGCCGGGCTGGCGGTGGCCCTCCTGGCGCTGCTCCTGCCGGCAACCGTGCGGGCCACCATCGCCTGGCCCCTGGGCGTAAAGGCCCTGGCCGTGGTGCTGGCCATAAGCCCAGCGGCCTTTGCCATGGGCTTCTGCTTTCCCCTGGGTATGCGGGTGCTCGATCAGGAGGGAGGCGGCCGGGTGGCCTGGGGCTGGTCGATCAACGGCTGCGCCTCGGTGGCCAGCGCCGCCCTGGCGGTGGTGGTCGCCGTGGAGTGGGGCTTCCGGGCGGTACTGCTGGCCGCGGTGGCTGCTTACGGCCTGGCGGCCTGGGGACCGGCAGTCGACACCCGCCGGGTGTTTTGGTAGGGTAGGTAACCAACGACCACCGGGGGTACCGGGGCAACCATGCCCCCACCCCAGCCCTCTCCCGCTGGGGGAGGGAGCGCAACACACCATGGCTCGGGAGGGGTACGCCTCCTCCCCCCAGCGGGGGGGAGGCCGGGAGGGGGGCAGCCTCCGCCAGCGCTGGCTATCCCGCTGCCCAACCGCCGAGCCGAGCGGCAGCCGCCATCCCCTCCTTCTTGTGCGAGGAGCCTCATGCCTTCGTCCGCCGACTGCGCGCCGGAAGCTTGCCGGCGCCGGGGGAGGTGGGCTCGTAGATACGCGGGCGTCGCCCATGCGGCGCCGGCTTGCAGGACCAAAGCATCCAGCTTGGCGTCGGCCTTGTCGAATATCCGCCACTGCCGCCTGCCCTTGACAGACGGGGCAGGCGGCATCATATTTTGCGCCACTTTGCCGGCCGCCGCGCCCCGCTCGGGGATCACGGGCTGCGGCCGGGTCGATTTGTCTTTTCGCCGCACCGGCGACAACGCTCCAATCCCTCTGGCAGCACGAGGTTGTGCCAATGACCACCGAGCATCCTGTTACGGAAACCCTGGAGTTCCAGGCCGAGGTCAAGAAGGTCCTGGATATCGTCATCCATTCCTTGTACACCGAGCGGGAGATCTTTGTCCGGGAGCTGGTGTCGAACGCCGCCGATGCGTGCGAGCGCCAGCGCCACCTGGCGGTGGTGGAGCAGGAGATCTTCGACGCCCATGTGCCGCTCGAGATCTCCCTGGCGGTGGACGACAAGGCCGGCACCCTCACCATCACCGATACCGGGGTGGGGATGACCCGGGAGGAGCTGGTGGCCAATCTGGGCACCATCGCCCATTCCGGCTCCCGGGCCTTTCTGGCCGGTCTGGCCGAGGCCGCGGCCAAGGATCTCTCCCTCATCGGCCAGTTCGGGGTCGGGTTCTACTCCGCCTTCATGGCCGCGAAGAAGGTGCGGGTGCTGTCCCGCTCCTATCGGCCGGATGCCCAGGGCTGCGAATGGACCTCGGACGGCAGCACCTACACCGTTCAGTCGGCGCCGGGCTTACGGCGGGGCACCAGGATCATCATCGAGCTGCGGGACGACGCCAAAGAGTTTGCGGATGCCGCCCGCATCAAGCGCATCATCCGCCAGTACTCCAACTTCGTGCCCTTCCCCATCCTCATGGACGGCGAGAAGCTCAACACCATCCAGGCCCTGTGGACCCGGAGCAAGAGCGAGATCGAGGACAAGGAGTACACCGAGTTCTACAAGTTCATTGCCAATGCCATGGACGAGCCGCTGACCCGGCTCCATTTTGCCACCGACGCCCCTCTGGCCATCCGGGCCCTCCTCTTCGTGCCCCAGGACAACTTCGAGCGCCTGGGCTTCGGCCGCAGCCAGCCGGGGGTGAACCTCTACTGCCAGCGGGTGCTCATCGAGCAACATTCCGCCAACATCCTGCCGGACTGGCTCAGGTTCCTCAAAGGGGTGGTGGACTCCGACGACCTGCCCTTGAACATCTCCCGTCAGGCCCTCCAGGACAGCACCCTGGTCAGCCGGATCAAGCGCATCGTCACCGGCCGCTTTCTGAAGCACCTGGAGGAGGAGGCCAAGAACAGCCCCGAGACCTTCGCCTCCTTCTGGAAGACCTTCGGGGTCTACCTCAAGGAAGGGGTGACCACCGATTTTGCCCACCGGGACGAGCTGGCCCGCCTGCTGCGCTTCCAGTCATCGAGCAGCGAGGGCGA
Proteins encoded:
- a CDS encoding protein-L-isoaspartate(D-aspartate) O-methyltransferase, yielding MVAEQLRQRGIRAEAVLAAMAAVERHLFVPERFRDQAYEDGPLPIGFGQTISQPYIVAAMTEAVKPAPGQRVLEIGTGSGYQAAVLARIVGEVATIEIVPELARSAEGRLAALGFSNVAVRQADGYHGWPEKAPFDAIVVTAAAAFIPPPLIDQLKDGGRMVIPVGSPFMVQTLMLVEKKGGEVRTTALMPVRFVPFRRGP
- a CDS encoding spermidine synthase-like protein, which encodes MRPAAHPPAALCLAIGLLSCGLIACQLALMQLLALVQWHHFAYLIIAVALLGFGAAGTLLALLAPARRQRLPELMPTLLLATAAAMALLVPASHLVLGRFDAYEILVDPGQILLLGALQLLFFVPFFLGALPIGIAFASHTQGIGTLYLANLLGSGLGGPAAILALGLVAPQRLPVLLAVLPLAGGLCLGGWPPSRRRLAAALLAMVLLAVAWTGPWTPRLSAYKDLSHARQLPEAVVRARQPSPQGLVERLAAPALRHAPGLSLHYRGEVAARDGIFVNGDWWGAVPPWPPEASGPLLDQTPAVLPYRLAPRPQVLVLHAGSGEAVGQALVHGGRVIAVEPHRTAVAVARSSASPYDDPGVALHVIEPRTFLARDQGRYDLITLPAVGGFGSSGLLALQEQYLLTREGFDALWAHLTPGGVLQVTAWLDFPARASLRLAATVAELLERQGVGDPRSHLAVVRSWASITFLVARSPLPGEEVGRLGEACQALGFDLFLAPGRAPEAGSRFHQLENEQFLKDLRDLLGPDRERVLADYPFDIRPARDDRPFFFQLLSWQSLPLLARLFGERALPLVEMGYAVVLVTVVQLAVAAAILVLLPLARRRGAGSLRLWTLRHFGGIGVAYMFVEIALIHELVLAFGQAMEAAAAAIGILLVASGSGSFVSDRLAASRRAAGRAAAAAGLAVALLALLLPATVRATIAWPLGVKALAVVLAISPAAFAMGFCFPLGMRVLDQEGGGRVAWGWSINGCASVASAALAVVVAVEWGFRAVLLAAVAAYGLAAWGPAVDTRRVFW
- the htpG gene encoding molecular chaperone HtpG, translating into MTTEHPVTETLEFQAEVKKVLDIVIHSLYTEREIFVRELVSNAADACERQRHLAVVEQEIFDAHVPLEISLAVDDKAGTLTITDTGVGMTREELVANLGTIAHSGSRAFLAGLAEAAAKDLSLIGQFGVGFYSAFMAAKKVRVLSRSYRPDAQGCEWTSDGSTYTVQSAPGLRRGTRIIIELRDDAKEFADAARIKRIIRQYSNFVPFPILMDGEKLNTIQALWTRSKSEIEDKEYTEFYKFIANAMDEPLTRLHFATDAPLAIRALLFVPQDNFERLGFGRSQPGVNLYCQRVLIEQHSANILPDWLRFLKGVVDSDDLPLNISRQALQDSTLVSRIKRIVTGRFLKHLEEEAKNSPETFASFWKTFGVYLKEGVTTDFAHRDELARLLRFQSSSSEGEALVSLDDYLGRMAEGQKEIYYINGPNRAAIEAGPYVEAFRSRNIEILYTLDPLDDFVLTQLGEYRDKKLTSADRAELELPPAAAEEARAEEAPLEAPVVTSLTGWMRALLGERVSEVRESKRLVDSPAMVVSQGGMLTASMERILRAANQDLAEMGPKILEINTHHPMIKSLAQLRLKDEAFAGMVVEQIFDNAMVQAGLLVDSRKLVERVYAILDRTVRTAE